The genome window tcctcaATCTGGCGGCATATTAagtcctcatcctcgggccGCAATTGCCAGGGCTTGTAATACTGCAATGAAAAGAAGGGTTAGATCAATCACGATACCGGAGCCACAACAATTAGAAATCCTATAACATACCAGCACTGGCTCCGACCTTGTCTTCAAGAAATGTGCCATTGCCAACAAATTCGAGTGCCGGGTCCGCATCTATAAACATCAACCGTAAGCTCGTAAACTCGTAAATTGAGAGCAGCGGGCACTTACCGATTCCTCTTCGTAGTATCTCTGTTGCTTCTTCCTGAGTGCGACTCGctcctccctcttcttctttttcagcTCATCGTACTCTTCGTCTTGAAGTTTCAATTTGACTTGTTGCTTCCGTTCAATGTCTGCTCGCCGCTTCTCAGCTGCTGTACTGGATCTCTGCGAAAGCGTCCCGAGTAGTGCTCCGAATAGTCGTTGTCCGCGCTTGCGCTCCTCTTCGCGACCATTTGCTTGCCGACTGGCTCTTCGGCCCGGCCTCTGCTCTGCTGTATCTAAAATCGAAGGCTTGCGATCCGATGCTGGATgatccttctcctcctgggttCTTAATCGGCGACGCTTGCTATCTGGGTCCGGATCCGTAGTAGATGAATTTCTTCGCTTGAGGGTGGCATCTGGAGACGGAGGGAGGATGTCGTGCTCAGGCACTGCGACTGCAGAAGCAAGCGTCCTAAGCAATCGTCAGTCTTGGTTAGCGCAAGAAACGTGTGCACAAAAGACCGTAGAAGACCTCGTACCCTTCTGCCATATCTGGGGCTGCGAATTCTGACGCGGTATCTGAAGGATCGCAGCGAATGCCAGAAAATGGCTCCAAGACGTCTGATTATGAAAAGGTGAAAAGAAATAACCAGCGACTGCGCTTGGATCATCCACTGTCTGGTTGAAAACTCCAAAGTCAGAACGACCGGTATCGTAAGTCCAGTC of Aspergillus fumigatus Af293 chromosome 2, whole genome shotgun sequence contains these proteins:
- a CDS encoding pinin family protein; this encodes MAEGTLASAVAVPEHDILPPSPDATLKRRNSSTTDPDPDSKRRRLRTQEEKDHPASDRKPSILDTAEQRPGRRASRQANGREEERKRGQRLFGALLGTLSQRSSTAAEKRRADIERKQQVKLKLQDEEYDELKKKKREERVALRKKQQRYYEEESMRTRHSNLLAMAHFLKTRSEPVLYYKPWQLRPEDEDLICRQIEEAEATISRERAEFEARHPPQEENESKEETEFQTGNQQEAPQPDADVQQPKDTTEESSDQANAGTKESQNNEASVPDTVDDIPASVNHTGSDDHRAADDDGGEVVEDNEDTVIY